GAAACTATTTGGCCATGTGAATGTGAAAGTTTTTCCGCTGTGATATTCATGGTATTTTTGTACTGAAGCTTTATTTTAATTTTCATGTTCAAATATCACCCTTCACATCATCCTTCACATCTTAAGAAAAGTTGTATAGCTCAATTTTGTTACTTTCTGTAGTGACAATCTGTTCAATTATTTGAGTGAAAGTTAAATAATAGCCTGTAGATTGGTTGCACTGTGAAGGATTCATATAATCCTCTGCTCTCTATGATGCTGTTTCCAAAACACAGTATATTTGGTAACTGATTAGAACTACTATCATTTGTTCTGTTGGAACAACACAAATGTCCGCTTAAATTGTAAGGTTGAAAACCATTTAGTTCTTCATTGACTTAGTAATATTCTTCTTCATACTCAATTTGATTTTTCATCGCCATGCTGTTTGAATTATGTCAACATGATACTCCTATGGGATTACTTCTCCAACCTGTGTGGTGGCTGTATGATGCACAGAAATGTATCAAGAGAGTTGAGGCTGATGATACCGGGCACAAGCACTGCACTGGGCAATATTTTGACTATTGGTCATGCATCGATAAATGTGTAAGTACTTCCTCTCAAGTCAGAGATGGATACTGTTAAAAAAACAGCTATAAGAAAGCACTGCCAAGATTGAAAATAACATGCCTCGTATATGCATCTGCAGGTAGCACCAAAGCTCTTTGAAAAGCTGAAATGATATTGGGGCGCTACTTTCAGTGAGTGAGCCTGGTCATTGACCAGAAGTCCAGAACCCAGTGAGTGAGCCTGATCATTGGCCAGAACCTTGTTCAAGTTGAAATATTTGTCGAGTCTGCAAATTGTCCTGTGACTGTGTTTCGATTTCATGAACTTGTAATAAGAGCAACTATCTTGACACTTTTTGCAACCATTGATTTATGTTTGGCTAAGCACTGATGACAACTATAACAATTTGATGTCTGTCGATTACAGTTCTGGTACTGATCATTTTTCTCATTGAGATCATATCCAACGCAAATTGAGAAGATTTCAACAACACATAGCTAAGAACTGTGCACGCACCATGTTATGACCCATGAATTGGAGGTGATTTCTGGTTATAAAAAACATTTGAGGAATATGTTCTGTAAATGGTTGAATCAAATATTTGCTTGTAAAATTACATGAAAAGAAACAGCACTATGTGATCATGCTTACAGATGTTCAATTTGGCTTTCGGCCTACGGTGGAAACATAGTCTTTTTCTATATACATGCGTAAAAGTTCTATATTTCTTAATTTGTTATCTATACTCCCTCTGTGCCAAAATATAATGTAATAAAAAAATTACAAGTCAATCTTTTCTATGTTTGGCCATGTGTAggaaaaaatattaacatatacaatgcCAAATAAATAAAATATGAAGAAATATTTCATAATGGATCTAATGGTACTAATTTGGTATTGTTTGTACAGATAATTTATCTATAAACATTATGGATGTGGAAACATTTCACTTTTGAAAATGGTTTgccttgtactccctccgtctcataatatgaaagcgtttttaacactacactagtgtcaaacgctcttatattgtgggacggagggagtatttggaACATAGGGAATATGTGCTCATGGGCCCTCCAAGAATTGCAACATTGTTGTATCATTGTGTTGgtagactcaaatcatacaaggtAGAATTCCATGATATAAAATGTGAGTTTTCTCTCTCTAAATTTAAGCTTTGCCGAGAACCAACAATTTTGCTTGCATGACGAGAAAGGTTGTGCCTCTAGCTCACCATGGATCAACTATAGGCATGTACCATATTAATGTGATTATTCTTTATGTGGAAGACACATTCTCGTCAATAACGATCCGCATGTGCTttgtgatgatttcatcaatcttGAAACTTTGCGACTCCATTTTTAGTAGAATTTGTATGTGTGTGCGCGAGAGTGAGCGTCTACATTGTATTGGTGTTTCTTAAAAGAAACTCTTAATTGTTTATCGCCAAGTACAAATGGACAACCACATTGATCCGCAAGACCTCGGATTGATCGTGTGCATTCATATGAATAAGTCATTGTCTATTTGTCGGAGAGACTTTAACTTGTTGGAGAGGCAATGCCATAGTTATGAAGTCACTTGGACTCCACATTCTTCTCCTTGAGCCAATTTCATGAGCTTCCCCAGATATTCTTGGTGGATCTTGAAGTGGTCCATGGTCATTCACATACTTGCTCAGAGGCAAATCCACACGATGGAAGCTCCCACACAAGGTATAGCTGTCTAGGAGACGCCAAATCTCCTAGAGTAATGGATCAAGACCTCTACACTTGAAGATGATTTTGCTTGATGCTCAACCTCTCCCCTCTCTCTAGGATTTTCCTCTCTTAAGATGAGACTCAAGAACAAGATGAAGCTTGCACACAAGTGTGGGGGTACATGTTCAACCCTTCTTGGAAGCACCGGAAATGGGTCAGAACAACCAGAATTCAAATATGCCGGTCAGTGCTAAGGCTggaagatcgtggatgtcgcctagaggggagggggtgaataggcgctttaaaataattacggtttaggcttgaaaaaatgcggaataaaactAGCGTTTAATTTGTGAAGCATAAAACCTAAAataactaggctcacctatgtgcaccaaaaacttatgctaagcaagataaacaactaggtgatagcaagatatataacatgaaacactatggctatcacaaagtaaagtgcataagtaaagggctcgggtaagagataatcGAGGCatgcggagacgacgatgtatcccgaagttcacacccttgcggatgctaatctccgtttggagcgttgtggaggcacaatgctccccaaaatgccactagggccaccgtaatctcctcatgcctcgcacaatgcaaaatgccgtgattccactaaggaaCCCTTGAGGGAGGTCActgaacccgtacaaatggcaacccttgggggcggtcactgaacccgtacactttggcaacccttgggggcagtCACCGGAACCCGTACAAATTgccggggcgatctccacaacctaactagagaccccaacgcttgcccgaagctttacaccacaatgattgagctccgaggcaccaccaaccgtctaggacgcccaagcacccaagaggaacaagctctagggtaccaagcacccaagagtaataaactTCTCAACTTTTCACTTCCACAAATCACCGTGGAGAACTGAAACTGATGCAActaatgcaatggcaagggcacacagaGTGCCAAAGTTCCTCACTCTCAGATCCCACCAAAGCAATGAAAGCTATGGTGGAATATGAGGGGAAGAACAAGAAGGGGAACACCAAGAAccccaagatctagatccaaggggttcccctcacatagaggagaaaatgattggtggaaatgtggatctagatctcctctctcttttccctcaagaactagtaagaatcattggagggattgagagatagcaagctcaaagaaggtcaagaatgggggaagaacacgagctcaaaggattacaaccaatggggaagaagacccccttttataggcctcccaaatccaaccgttatgcccTCAGTCCGCACacaagtggtactaccgctccagggagcagtactaccgctcgggcggaAGTACCCAGAGTATAGTGCTCAGAAGAAGCATCCCGAGGTGGCAGTGTCGccggagtggtactaccgctcgccccagcggtactaccgttgagGTAGCAACATACAGGGGAGAAGCGGTACCCTGGCCCCTTACAGCCGCCCTACAACCGCGAAGAGGGAACGAGTCCAGAGGCGAGAAAATAGGCGAAAGTAGCAGGGGTAGTCGGACGCGGAAGTACCGcaacaagcggtactaccgctgggctggtgcggtactaccgtCCGAAACGGTACTACCATGCCCAACTACCGCTCTACTGACGTCGAAATGAAAGTGAGTCCAGAAGCCCAAAAACAAGCGGAAGAGAGTGCGGTAGCTCATAGCGGAAGTACCGTACGAGTGGTATTACCGTGGagcggagcggtactaccgcttggaagCTGAAAACTGCCCAAGAGAAACAGATGGATGCAggaaaaccagaactgccataacttctacaaatgagctccgaattgagcaaactcaagcttgttggttatagtaagaagaggcagtaGACAAATACCAAAGGTATAGAGATGTGAAACCTCTATGAATGAAGAACCGGCAAAAACCCCAACAtcaaaaacatcatagaagaagcatgtggactccgttttcgatgaactcgagcttgtcatgaagatgaccataagctccaaatctcCCAAGGATAaacaccaaacaagaaccaagaaagatgatgcaatggtttgagctctctacgaacgatGCGATCAAGCTACTAACTTGAGatccccccttgatagtacgacaatcgatcctataacccggtcttccagctaccaccatgagaccgataaaatagaaaacctatcaagggaaaaCCTTTGTCTTGTACATAgtccactgttggggaacgtagcatgtgaaggaaatatgccctagaggcaataataaagttgttatttatatttccttatatcatgataaatgtttattattcatgctagaattgtattaaccggaaacttagtacatgtgtgaatacatagacaaacagagtgtcactagtatgcctctacttgactagctcattgaatcaaagatggttgagtttcctagccatagacatgagttgtcatttgatcaacgggatcacatcattagagaatgatgtgattgacttgacccattccgttagcttagcacttgatcatttagtatgttgctattgctttcttcatgacttatacatattcctatgactatgagattatgcaactcccgaataccggaggaacactttgtgtgctaccaaacgtcacaacgtaactgggtgattataaaggtgctctacaggtgtttccgatggtgtttgtcgagttggcatagatcgagattaggatttgtcactccgattgtcagagaggtatctctgggccctctcggtaattcacatcactataagccttgcaagcaatgtgactaatgagttagttgcgggatgatgcattacggaacgagtaaagagacttgccggtaacgagattgaactaggtattgagataccgacgatcgaatctcgggcaagtaacataccgatgacaaagagaacaacgtatgttgttatgcggtttgaccgataaagatcttcatagaatatgtaggagccaatatgagcatccaggcactacaaaaaaagacacatccgtgacattttgggccgaacgaatttttttcctgtcatacatatgacacttctatgacgataattgtgacaaaacccggtatcatcatagatgtggtgggctcctacttctatgacaaaaaatcatgacagaaaatgggcttttcgtcctgggcgggccggagacgcagctgcatgacattctttgggccgtccatgacggaaaaaaccgtggtagaagcgagcgcgaggaaaatttcggggagttcccggttacggtgggaggtcgggggccgagcgatgcgcgtttctctcgtacacgtacgcgcgtgtgtgcgaggcgttggctctaactgaacccgagcgaggcgttgggctctaactgaacccgagcgattgcactgcaggctacgcgttactgacccgagcgatcgatcgatggctgttaactgaacccgatcgagcgattccttcgctactgctgctaactgaagccgatcgatgctgcctctgggatgaacagtgagcgttgcagggggtttgatgaacagtgagcggtggcgttgcctctggatgaataggaccccgtggtgtggtggagggctgaatgaacagtagacggtggaggggtgcccgtggaggggtggttgaacaggaccccgtggtgtggagggctggatgaacaatagacggtggaggggtgcccgtggaggggtggttgaatagtagccggtggagtagcgtgcggtggaggctggatgaacaggagcccgtggaggctggaggaggtcgacggtagcccatggaggctggaggaggtcgacggtggagatgaacagtatcccgtggagtcccgttttgcggtacgccacacccctcccgatgaacaggacccccgtttcgaccgtaggaggtccgtttcgtccgttttgcggtacgccacacccctcccgatcaacaggacccccgtttcgaacgtaggaggtccgtttcgtccattttgcggtacgccacacccttcctgatcaacaggacccccgtttcgaccgtaggaggtccgtttcctccgttttgcggtacgccagacccctcccgatcaacaggaccccgttccgaacgtaggtctgtttcctccgttgtgcggtacgccaggcctcgtttccatcgcctgttccgtccaagccctcccgatgaacacgaccacgcattccgttccgacccagccggttggctcccacgcgttccgttgcctcccgatgaacaggacgcattccgttgcctccccatgaacacgacgcattccgttgcctccccatgaacacgacgacgacgctgtttctccgttctgacccagccatgtacacgagccctggccgtacgtatgcgcgagtaggcgttcgagaccccgcccgtatgtacacatacgtggccgtattttctttcttgcactctggccgctgtacgtacgtgtacatgctacgtgcgtgcctctactacgacacgtacgcgcctctactacgacacgtgcgcgcctctacatccaccagtatatatgtacgtacacgttcgcgaccagaatgacaacgctacgtacgcttcgaccaggtgggtcccgactgtcaggcacttccttgcgtgcgagatgtagctggtgggtcccagcagtcagggggcgaatcgttttcttttttgcccagaggcacttccttgcgtgcgaaggtgtagctggtgggtcccagcagtcaaaggggaaacgtttttttcgcgaaatacggtggcccgtccggtgggtccccgctgtcaggtggaggaataattattttgcgcgtaataaggaggcacttccttgctgcggccgtggacccagctgtaagcgcctccacgcacagtactcttccgatggaagtcggtcgttgaccacattgaccacgccgcgccgagagcaccacagcggtggacaacggcgaggcctaggaaggggacgacacggaggcagggaagactcggcagttgtttcccacgcggaggggagtacgactgtacgagggtttactggttcgtctgccgtcgccggagaataacagcaggtgtgggtgagtagagggatggctaggccagtgatgggagtacggtggggcggtgaggcctgcgcggcagcacagccggccccggggaggagggagcaggcagtcccgccggcgcttgtttgagcggctggagcaggaagagcagagattgaagaagcacgacggccattggatggacatccaacagtcagtgcttgtgcgtcaacctttttttaggaaagcctcaaatctgtggaaaacagcatacaacccatctgccattatttctaataatttacagcccatttgctaattcttgaggttttttttggagcccatattctttttgttagcattacagcccatattgtggccacggttaaaaaattatacaaaattttgcatatttcggtgcggtccgaactgtttttaatcccaaaatttcgactcacattcaaactgattttaaaaataaatgtatatcaatataaaatccaacaaattctccacgcataaaaattaatgtaatttaaaatcttgaaataaaaaaaagatatttgaaactaattgccggtttgatgtgttttaaaaatgtacaacccatttctgaatactgatgggccattttctcggccagccgaatgaaagctctgctcgtcttgaaagatttgcagcccaacaggcctcacaaagcgacttacttggcaaatcacaaaaaaactgggctgtggccatggacccagctgtcagcctctccacgtacagtactcttccgatggaagtcgttccttgaccacgttgaccatgccgcgcggagagcaccacggcggtggacgatggcgaggcctaggaaggggacgacgcggagccggggaagacgcggcagtggaagcccgcgcggagaggagtacgagggttcactggttcggctgcggtgtgaggctgccgtcgccgcagggcctggccagcggtgggaatagtagggggcggtgaggcctctgcggcagcacagccggccacgggcggcaggagcatgcggcacgaccggcgctgctttgggcggctggagcaagaagaccagaggttgaagaagcactacggccgttggatggacatcgtacggtcactggagctagaatcgttcatattgactaagttgacaaagcccttcgtccccgtcaacttagtaggcccacaagtcagcctcccaccaaggtgggtcccagctagccgggggagtattcattttttgcgtaataaggaggcacttccggtgggtccgagctgacagcggggggaacgtttttttcgcgaaatacgatggcccgtccggtgggtcccaatagtcagggggaaacgatttttttcgcaaaatactggtggcccgtccggtgggtccccgctgtcaggtggaggaataattattttccgcgtaataaggaggcacttccttgcggctgccgtggacccagctatcagcctctccacgtacagtccacgtccgatggaagtcgttccttgaccacgttaaccacgccgcgccgagagcaccagggcggtggacgacggcaaggcctaggaaggggacgccgcggagccggggaagacacggcagtggatgcacacgcggagaggagtacgagggttcactggttcggctgcgctgccgtcgccgcagaataacagggggtgtgggtgagtggagggatggcctggccagcggtgggagtagtagggggcggtgaggcctccgcggcagcacagccggccacgggaggcaggagcaggcggcacgaccggcgctgctttgggcggctggagcaagaagactagaggttgaagaagcacgacggtcgttggatggacatcgtacggtcactgcagttagaatcgtttatattgactaagttgacaaagcccttggtacgtcaacttagtaggcccacagatCAGCTTCccaaacggtgcgccccagatgtcagggggaggaatcattttttgggcgggtgaagctagaatatccgagattgaagaagaagcacggcatccgttggatggacatccaacggccactgctgctagaaccgtgtgttgactataagttgacaaagccttgtatacgcgtcaactctgtttttttaggggacgcgtcaacttagtaaggccagaagtgtgtggcagagaacttatagcccatttgagatttgtaagaatgtgtag
This genomic window from Aegilops tauschii subsp. strangulata cultivar AL8/78 chromosome 4, Aet v6.0, whole genome shotgun sequence contains:
- the LOC109766256 gene encoding cytochrome b-c1 complex subunit 6-1, mitochondrial, with amino-acid sequence MADEEPVDPKKYLEERCKPQCVKPLYEYEKCIKRVEADDTGHKHCTGQYFDYWSCIDKCVAPKLFEKLK